The uncultured Eubacteriales bacterium region TCGCGGTAGGTCATCGCCGGGTCGGCGTAGTAGCTGCCGGGCAGGGCAGCCATATGAAGGCATCCAATGAGGGGCTTCGCAGTGCAAAATGTCTTTTTATGTTCTTCCATCAGCATGGGAAAAGTTCCTCCAATGATATAAGATTTACGCCAGAATGCTGAACCAGCCAAACATGGCGGGGATATAGCACACGATGCCTGCCAGGAAAATGATGCCCATGACCTTCATAGGGGTGACCCCCTTGCGGAGCAGGGCGTAGACGCCGAAGAAGAGGGCCACGGGGAGCAGGGAGGGCATGATCTGGTTGAAGAGAGCCTGGAGCTCGGTGACCTTTTCGCCGATAGCAAAGGTGATTGGCGTGGTGATGCCGATCTTGGTGGCCACCAGGCCGCCCAGGACCATCATGCCCATAGCACCGCAGCCCTCGGTGATCTCTTTGATCAGTCCGCCGCTGAGTATCTTGACCACGGCGTTCTTGCCCATCTTATAGCCGGACATATAGCAGACGTAGCCGACGATCAGAGCATAAGCGGAGAAAGCTACCACATACAGAATGGGGCCCAATGCGTTGCCCTGCATGGCAAGTTCGATACCGATGGCCAGAAGGATTACCTTGACGATGCCCTGGGTGATGGCGTCGCCCACACCGGCGAGAGGGCCCATAAGGGCGGTCTTAATATTGGAGATGGTCTCGTCCTCCACATCCGCGCCGTTAGCCTTTTCCTCCTCCATCGCGGCCACGATGCCGGGGATAAGGCAGCCCCAGGTATTCTCAGTGTTGTAGTAGGTAAGGTGGCGGGTCATGCCCTCAGCCTGCTTTTCCTTGTCGCCCGGGTAGAGTTTCTTCAGGATAGGGATCATGGAGTGGCAGAAACCCAGGCCCATCATACGCTCGAAGTTGTAGCAGATCTGGCCCCAGCAGGTCCAGTTCCACCAGGATTTCCGCAGTGTCTTTTTGTCCAGGGAGACGGTCCGGGTGCCGGTCTCACCCTGCATCACTTCTTTAGACATTCTCCTCACCTCTCTTTCCATAGGACGTATACAGCAGGTGCATCAGCCCAAAGGCAACACCCAGGATAGCCAGCGCGATGATGTCGAGTTTTAAGTAGGCTGCCAGCACAAAACCGATCAGGAAGAAGGGGATCGTGGAGCGCTTGTTCATCATATTCATCAGCATGGCAAGGCCCAGGGCCGGGATCATGGCGCCGATGAGCTTGAGGATGGAGATGATGACGGGAGGCACCACGTTGAGCATCTGCTCCATAAAGGGCCCGCCCAGCATGACGCACAGGAACGCGGGGATAAAATAGGTGATGAAGGGCACGATCTGGGAGGCCAGCAGGTTCATGGTAATGACGCCCCTGGTGTTGCCCTCGGCGGCATACTTGTCGGCCCGGTGGACCCAGATGGGGTTGAGGGCCATCTTGGCGTTGGAGCAGAGGATGCCCAGGAAACCAAGGGACACCGCAATGGGCAGGCCCACGGACGGGTCGGCACCGGAAATCATCGTCATGTAGACGCCCAGGTAACCAGCCAGAGACAGGTCGGAGGGAAGAGATCCGCCGATGGCAACGATACCGATGTACGCCATCATGATGGTGCCGCCGCACTGGAGGCCGTAGGCCAGGTCGCCCAGAAGCAGACCGTTGATAAGGCCGGCTACCAGGGGTGCGCCGAAGTACATGGACCATCTCAGCCACATGGGTGCAGCCGTTGCGATGAGCCAGGTCAGCAGCGCGATGATGAGCGCGTGGATAAACTGCATACTACCAACTCCTCTTTTTTATCTTGCCGCCGAAGCGGATTGTGCTTACAGTTTCCCGGCGATGGGAGTCCGGGGCTCCTGCTGAACCATCTGCAGATAGACGTCCACGCCCTTTGCCAGCATGATCTTGAACATCTCCACCTCGGCGGGGCTGGCGTACACATTGCGGGATATGGCCTTCCGGCCGGGACCCGCACCCATGTTGCCTATGTTCAGCTCCTTGAGCTCCACACCGTGCTCCACAAGCTCCAAGGCGTATTTGGGCGTTTTAAAAAGGAGCATGGTGTTGACCCCCGCGCCGACGCCCTCCTTGGCGATACGCTCCGCAGCCTGCTCCACGTCGATGAGCTCCACCTTGACCCCGGAGGGGGCTGCCATGGAGAGCACAGTGCTCATAAAGCTGTCCTTGGCAAGCTGGTCGTCGATGACCAGGATGCTCTTGACGGCGTGGATTTTAGTCCAGGACGCGATAACCTGTCCGTGGACCAGCCGCTCGTCTACACGGCTCATAACAATTTTCACTGCTTGTTCCTCCTTCTCATTCAATTCTGGGCGGCCAACTGCTGGGAGAGGGCGCGTACACCCTGCTGCCCCTCCACCAGCGCGGTATTCCGTCCCTCCTCTACAGAAGAGAAGTCCCTGGCCGCCAGAACCTCGATGGCCATGGGGAGATTCACGCCGGTGATAACCTCCAGCGGCATTTCACCGCTGCGTTTCTGGTAGACCTGAGCGGCGGCTAGGAAGGGGCTGCCCCCCGCCAAATCGGTGAAGAGGATCGCGCCTCCCTTGTCGGCGGCGCGGGCCGCAAAGCCGTCCACCTTGGCAAGGTAAGCCGCCATATCCTGACCCGGCGGCAGAGGAATGGCCTCCACTTCTCCGGCGGGCTGTTCGCCCAATATCAGCTCCGCCGCCTTGAGCAGCGCCACTGAGAGGTCTCCGTGACTGAGGAAAAGGGCCTGATACATATACACACATCCTTCTCGGACCTTGATTTGGCCAAATCATAGCATGTCATTTTGGAGCTGTCCAGCAATCCTGCCCTCTGCCCTTTGTACGATGTGTGTCACCTTACTTTTCGCCCATTTTCCCGAGCTTTTTTAATTATTCCCCTCAGCCCATTTTTTGTCTACCGTTTATTGTGTCATCGTCTCCGCTAAATTTGACACTGTTCACGCCTCCTTCTCTCCATTCTTCTATTTTTATAACAC contains the following coding sequences:
- a CDS encoding Mannose-specific pts system component iicd (fragment), whose amino-acid sequence is MEREVRRMSKEVMQGETGTRTVSLDKKTLRKSWWNWTCWGQICYNFERMMGLGFCHSMIPILKKLYPGDKEKQAEGMTRHLTYYNTENTWGCLIPGIVAAMEEEKANGADVEDETISNIKTALMGPLAGVGDAITQGIVKVILLAIGIELAMQGNALGPILYVVAFSAYALIVGYVCYMSGYKMGKNAVVKILSGGLIKEITEGCGAMGMMVLGGLVATKIGITTPITFAIGEKVTELQALFNQIMPSLLPVALFFGVYALLRKGVTPMKVMGIIFLAGIVCYIPAMFGWFSILA
- a CDS encoding Mannose-specific pts system component iicd (fragment) — translated: MQFIHALIIALLTWLIATAAPMWLRWSMYFGAPLVAGLINGLLLGDLAYGLQCGGTIMMAYIGIVAIGGSLPSDLSLAGYLGVYMTMISGADPSVGLPIAVSLGFLGILCSNAKMALNPIWVHRADKYAAEGNTRGVITMNLLASQIVPFITYFIPAFLCVMLGGPFMEQMLNVVPPVIISILKLIGAMIPALGLAMLMNMMNKRSTIPFFLIGFVLAAYLKLDIIALAILGVAFGLMHLLYTSYGKRGEENV